Below is a genomic region from Triticum dicoccoides isolate Atlit2015 ecotype Zavitan chromosome 5A, WEW_v2.0, whole genome shotgun sequence.
ATATATATACCTAGTTTTTTGGCAAAAATAATTAATTGAGGTGGGCCCGCCCCTGGCCGGTGGCTGCCCGTACCTTGTCACTGATCACGCTTCCCCATCGCATAGCGCTGCCTCCGCCCCCGTCCGCTCCTGTCTTGACCATGGAGCCGAGCTTGGGCTCGCCGAACATGCAGACGCCCTGGCGTGTCACGGCCGCCGCGTACTCGCCGGCAGCGCGGGCCTTGCCCTTGAGCACCGCCGCAGCCTCCTTGAGCCGCGGGAGCGGGGCGGCGTTGACCTTGACGCTCTCCGCAACGGACGTCGCCGCCTTCTTCTCGTCCTTCTCCGGCGCCCTATCGGGGCACAGATGACGATGACATGTTATCATGCCCTCCGTGGACGTCGCACCCCGCGCCTCCATACCTGTCAAGGTCAAGAGCGCTGCCCCGTCCTCCAAAGCCCGTGGATCAAATCCTATGTTTTTCTCCATCACCATTCACCAATGTATCACCACGTTACGCTACGCCGGCCGAGATCGGAAATTAATTTGGTGCTATAAGGCCTCGTATATACGCATATTTATATAGCTAGGGCCGATTGATGAATGATGAGGGAGCTCCGGCCTGGACTTGGAGTAAGGGACAAGAAAGAAGGAGATGAAACAAAAATAGGAGTAGAACCAAGTGAAACTTTGGATAATTACGCAGGAAAAGTAACATTTGCTTTCCGTTTAACCACAAATCTATTTGCATATTTCCGTCACCGGCCGTTACATTGCGGGGCACCCTTCTAACATGTCACTGGTCAACGGCGCCAGCTGGCCGATCAGGTGGGCTCGGACAGATTTTGGACCTGAATGACACACTTACCGCACTTCGAAGATGTGAATGCCGATTTTCATAATTTGAGGACCTATATGACACTCCTGAAGTAGTTTAGAGACCTACAATGCACTTAACTCCTAATCTTGAGGCAATGAAAGATAGACTCCAACTCCATCCCTGCATCAAACCTGGAATTATTTTACACTTAAAGGCAGCATCAGAATAGACTTTAGGACCTTTAATGAGAATATCAAATTTACGAGATTGACCCTGCATAGTAAGCTGATTAGAAGAGAGGTGGACCTGAGCTGCAATCTTGGGCCTAGAATGGCTTACCAAGTGATGAGATTCAACAGAATGAGAGGACAAAGCATTAGCAGCAATTTGCACATGGTGAGGTAGAGACTTTTTCCTATCAAAGAGAAATCATTTCTAGCCTTCCAAAGACACCATGATAAAGGCAAGGCAGATGATAAATGTTGAGGAGAGCAAGAATAATAGCATGCATATTAGTATGGTCCTGAAGTAAAACAGGAGCTCTAATGAACCATGGCTGATAGAATCATGCCGCTCTAGCAAAATCACATTGAAAAAACAGGTGAAGTTCATTCTCCTGCTGCATCTACAACAAAATTGAGAAGTGTGAACAGAGAAACGGCCAGCTAACCTACTTGTATACGACTTCTAATCCAGCCTGAATACGGGCTGGCACTAACTCCTGATACGTCACGGACACATACGTCCTGAACGGACCCAGTGCAACTCAACATGCAAAGCCAACTCCAACGTAGACTCCTAGTAGGACTCCAACTTGCACTAACCTTACTGCTAGTCTTACATAACTTAATTAATTCAAGATTATTTCTAACATTCTCTCCTTATTAATCTTGAGACACTTTGTCTTCTGTGCTTCTTTGATCTTGACTCAATGATGATCCGCTCCTTGTCGACTCATCTGTCTCGCACCACAACAAGTCAAATAGTTGGCCTGGTTGTTCGAACAAGTCGGACTTGGAGCCATGGCCGTCGTCGTCGCTCGGGTCCTTGAgggccttgcggcggcggcggcgctccttcCGAGACAGTCGGGGAGGGTGCATGCGTCTCTCCTCCTCGTCGTGATGCAGGACCGCGATGATCGAACACCGTGTCGCCTCGCCCAGCAACTCCCACCCCACATCGGTGAACAGGCCGTCGAACTGCGGCGAGGGCCGGGGACAGGGTTGCCTTCACCAGAAGCTTCTTCCATCGACGACAGAGATTGATGGCGGAATCGTTCGTTCGAGATTATTGGGATTGGAGATTCAGTGAGGGGTATATATGGACGTGAGATGCCTCCGTGTGTGCGTATGTCCGAGTCGAGCCGGCCCCTCTGTTCCGTTCTGTTGTCGGAACGGACTGCATACTAATACTGATATACTGTACGAAAAGGTCGTCGCGTATATAGATATAGCTGCAATCTTGTAGACTGATACTGTACGTGTGTTTATAGTAcgtgtgtactccctctgtaaactaatataagagcgtttagatcactattttaataatttaaacactcttatattagtttacggaggaagtACTGTAGTAGTACTACAGAAGAGGCTAACTAAGCCATTGGCTCGGAGTAGTAGTAAATTGTGTAGCAGTACAAGAAAGTGTGTAATTAAGCCATTGGTTCGGAATGAATCTTCTTGGCAGCCTCCCGCTTCGCCTGCACGTCCATGTCGACGTCGATGGTGTCGGTGGACTCGGCCCTGTACTTGTAGCGGTGGGCGAGCACGGCGAACACGACGCAGTTGGCGGCGGCGAGCAGCGTGAGGAAGGCGTAGTAGTAGTCGAGGTGCGCGGCGTTGAGGTTGTCGGCCACCCAGGGGCTCCCCCGCCTGCCCGTCACCCTTGTCACCAGCGACAGGATGAAGCTGCTGAGGACGTTGCCGACGCCGTACGCCGTCAGCGACAGCGCCGTGCCCAGGCTCTTCATGCTCTCGGGCGCCTGGTCGTAGAAGAACTCGATCTTGCCCACCACCAGGAACGCGTCCGCCAGGCCCATCAGCACGAACTGCGGCAGCAGCACGAAGATGCTCAGCCGGAGCTTGCCGCCGGTCTGCAGCCCGTGGCTCCGCGCGTAGCTCAGCCGCTGGCTCTCGATCAGCGACGCCGTGCCCATCGTCAGCACCTGCACCAGCAGCCCGATGCCCATCCGCGTCAGCAGGCTGATCCCTCTCGGGTTCTTGGTGTGCCTCCGCACCGCCTTGACGAAGACCCGGTCGTACACCACGATGGCCACGAGCATGGTGAGCGTCACGAACGCGCCGAGGCTGGCCGGCGGGATCTCGAAGCTGCCCGCGCCCATGTGCCGGTTCATGGTCGTGCCCTGCTTCACGAACAGGGTGTTGGTCTGCGCGATCAGCGTGCACGGCACGAACATGGTCACCAGCAGAGGGATCAGCTTCATGATCTGCTTCGTCTCCTCCACCTCCGTCACCGTGCACAGGCTCCACTTCGCCACCGCCGACGATGACCCGCCGACAACGTCCTTCACGGCGGCCTTGTTGAGGAACCTCATGGAGTTGGTGGAGTCCATCCGGAACTTGTGCTTCTTCGTGTAGGCCTCCAACTCCAGCTCGTGCAGCTCCTTGGCGTCGGCCGGCACGGGGAGGCGCCACTTGCGGAGCGCGGCGCCGACCACCTTGCCCATGCGCGTGAAGGCGCTGCCCTGCGGCAGCTTGTGGCGGTACACGGGCGTGCCGGCGAGGAAGATGGCGATGGAGGCGATGAGGCCGAGCGTGGGGATGCCGTAGCCGACCGACCAGCTGACGTTGTCCTGGAGGTAGACGAGGACGGTGGAGGAGAAGAGGATGCCGACGAAGATGGTGAACATCCACCAGTTGAAGAAGGAGAGCTTGTGGGACTTCTCGCGGGCGTCGAAGTCGTCGAACTGGTCGGCGCCGATGGTGGAGATGTTGGGCTTTGTGCCGCCGTTGCCCAGGGCGATGATGTACAGCCCGCCGAAGTAGACCCCCGCCTGCAGCGCCGACGCCGGCGGGCAGACTTTGCCGACGCACTCCGGCGGCTTCAGCGCTCCCACCGACACGGACAGTGTCAACAGCAGCATCCCCTGCATCAGGACACGCACGTCATTTCTGGTCTAGTACTACTACATCACACATGCATGCATCCATGACAATGAGTCAGCAGAATACATGATACGGTACTTTTATAAAACTTCAAAATGGTTTAACTTTCAATCTCAAATTCGACTTATGATCCGTCGTCATCGTCGGGGTTTTTGACAAGTGTTTCAACACTATATCCCATTGACACCCAAAGGATTAATGAAGTTGCTACGGTATTGGTCGCAAAGTTGTACACAAGAGCAATTGAGCGAACGTCAGTTCATTACCTCGTTTCTAAAGTAGATATAATTTCAGATTTTACATGTAGACAACTTTGACTATTAATCATTGTACAAGTATTTAGTAATTAGTAATCACAATAAACATGTAATTAGTGATCTAAAGGCTCTTATATTTCTTGACAGAGGAAATATCATGCAATTGTTTTCTCATCTCATAATTTCTATTTAATGAAATAAATTGATATTTTTTTGACAGATGGTCCAAGACAAGAAGATTAGGTTGTAGTATCTTATCTTATAGTACAAATACGGCCCTTCTTTTTCTCGACGTTTGTACATTCTATGTTGGTTGCTAATAATCGCCATGGATCATTATTGGTGTATTTTATAAGTAGTAATTAACTACAATTAGCGCCTGATGTGTTAACTATTCAGGTCGCGAATTGATCATAGCTCAGATGGCCCATCAAATTTCAAATCTTAAACTTGATACTAATGATCGCATTTTTCTGATCAATTTTAGGCTTTCCGGTGACGGCGTTTCGTGAGAGGAGACATTTTCGTCGACTGTGAGGCGCATGTGATCACTTCATCAATCTCAAAATGTTGTGTCGTCTCAGTATATTGGAGGTGCTCGTTGAAGTAGAGTGTCCATGTGTGTGTGACtttatagggatgagtgtatgcatgTAATAGAACACTTGTGTTTGTTTTTGGTTTAAAAAATATATACAATTGGGCGTGTTACCCATAGTTGATTACAGAGCAAGTTTCTTGTCCTATGTGATGGAGCCATGCTATCACTGCGGCCATTTTGGCACATGCCGCCACCTTAGGTGCGTAAGTTGCAAATGATTGTACTAATGACTGATATGCTACTTTAATACTATCACTAACAGGACATGCAAGACGTGACGATTTAGGGGTGGCCACAACTCTCGTGCACTGACTTTTCACCAGTGCATGGAAATTAGCTTACATGCATGCATACATGCGACACACACATGGAATAAAATTATAAAAGGAAAATTCTACCACAATTATTCCACTACTCCACTGATTTGTGTTGTGATAATAGCGTATGTCCCTCTCCAAGAGATACAGAAAATCTACCGTAGAGCACAACTTATTTATTAGCAGATGGTCAAAGATAAGATGATTAGGAAGGATTATCTTATTTATTTATGACAGTAAAATTGAACCTAATTCCAGATTCCAGCAGAACACAACTTCAATGTTTCTGGCCATCAGTTTAAGCGATTTAGGCATTCGTAAAAAGAAAGAAGTTTACACGATTTAGGCGATATTGGCCATCGGATTTGTTGTCTATTTAAGCCTCGACCGTAGTACATATACGGCACTTCTTTTTCTCGGTGTTTGTAGGTTGGCTACTCACAATCGCCATGGATTATAATTGGCTTAATTTATAAGTCACAATTAACTGCAAGTTAGCACCTGATGAACATTCAAGTCAAAATTATATTATAATGTTAAAATTGGACGTCAGATTTTTAATCATGATAAATCAAACGTCGTTTATATAATAAATTATGTTATCGTGAGGATAGCAATTGTTTTTAGCGAGACAACATGACGTGTTACCCATAGTCGATTACTACAAAGCAAGTTTCTTGTCCTCTCTGATGGATGGCCATTTTGGCACATGACATATAGGTGCTCAAGTTGCTAATGATTAATTGTACTAATAACTGATATGCTACttaatactactactactaaaagGACATGAAAGACGTGCCAATTTAGGGGCGCCACAAGCCATGTGCACTGACTTTTCACCCGTGCATGGAAATTAGCTTACATACAAGCGCTGGTATTTACTTGGAGATGATTTACTCACATGGAATAAAAGGACATTCTCCCACAATTATTCCACTACCGCACTGATTTCTGCGTATGATAGTGGCAGATATCGCTCTCCATGAGATACAGAATCTACTGTATTCACTTGCTGGCATTCAACGTTTGAAATATTTCTGTACCAGTTGATCTGAATCGAACGGCCCGTGTCACGCACCACTGACCGCGACACTTTAATGGTCTCCTCCTCCAATAATTGAGCCCGAACGTACGTACAACATAAATTTCGGATGAAGTGGTACATCACGCGTCGTGCGTATGCGTCACACTTACGTGCATGTCATTTGTTCTTTCTTTTTGTGTTGCTGCCGGGGAGCATGTAGAGCCACCGTATCCGTATCTCGTGCATGCACGGTGAGCGTGAGAATCAAAAAGGTCTTGTGGCCAGTCAAAACCTACCGTGCACGTGCAGTGACTTAGGCAGTGTGCTAGACGATAGGGTCGCACACTAGATATGTAGTAGGTCCACTGGACGAGTCAAGATTCCACGGCTGGATCGATCGATCAACTAAGACGGCTATTCTCTGGTCCATGGTGTAGCCCACGTACGTGGTACTCTAAACTCTATAGAGTGTGGAGTCAACAAATATGCACGTCAAAATCAATGGATCGACCTCTCCGGTGCGGCAGTCACGATCTGGACCAGTACGTCCGATCCAGGGCCAAGACAAGATGCTAGACATCTCAGCCCGATCTCGTCCGTATCCCACCATACGCCGGCCATCCCGGCAACGGGAACGGATCAGCTATAGAGTACGTGCGACTCATTCATCTGCACATGCGTGCTACTGGCCCAAGCTCAATCATCCATCCGCGCCAATCCGTCCGAGCCAGGCAGCTGGCTCTAGCTGCGTGGACAAACTTGGAGCACTGGTGCTGCTAGGCTGCCTCCGTCCCGGCTTACTACGCTCCCTAGTTTTTAAATCAGAGTTTGATCATCCATATGACTAACAAAATACAAGACATATGCTACAAAAAGAACATTGTTAGACTTATATTTGAAAGAGTTTTTCGGCGATATAATTCTGTTGACATGTAgtttatattttattagttaattTGTTGGTTTAATTTTATTTTAAAATGAGAGAGGGGCCTaataaatccggacggagggagtacatatgtgCTACTGTATGATAGAAATTTTCTACTACTATGCTACATACTACTAGGCAGCTAGCTCTAGTATGTCTCGTGGCTAGGGAGCTACTCGCCCGCCTCCAATTTTCTGTGGCGCGACACGGACGGACGTTTTGTGCCACACCAAACGCGTATGTACTTTTTTTCAGGGTGCCAAACGTATATACTGTATGTATGATACAAATTCCCATCCGACTCTCAAAGACTCCGCCGTAATCGCTCGCTGCCACATCATCGATGATGTTATCACGACAGACCGCAGCGACGTCTTCGGCCGGCGCATATACGCTACGTATCTACGAAGGTTACCACGACCATGAAGTATACGAGGTGAAGTATAGGAACGTGTTGTCAATTACCATGAGGTAAATGGCGGAGCCGACGACGAAGGTCCAGTAGCGGCCGAGGTAGGCGTCGGCGACGTAGGCGCCGAGCAGGGGCGTGAGGAAGACGGTGCCGGACCAGTTGGTGACGTTGTTGGACGCCTCCACCGTGCCCTGGTGCATCTTGTCCGTGAGGTAGATGAAGAGGTTCGCCGCGATGCCGTAGTAGGCCATCCGCTCGAACAGCTCGTACACTAATTCACATATAAAATATGCATTCAGCTTCAGACAAATATGGAGCAGCCCGTGCATGCATCCATGGCGTATGATATTGAGATGGATTGGCTAGCTGGATGAACCGAAGCAATCATGTGTGCATTGATTGGCTGGTACGGTGCGTAGTACCTACGATGAAGGTGCAGGCGGTCCAGCCGCCCCTCTTGGAGCGGAGCACGGGGTTGCCGCGGAGGTCCACCGACCCGTCCTGCGTGTACTCCTTCCCGCCGGCGCCGGTGCCGGTGCCATCCTCCACGGCCAAGCTCTGGTTCGCCACCGCCATCGCTGCTACCTCCTCAAGGCTCACTCtctatctagctagctagctagtctcTCTCTACACTCTTCGTGGCCGGCCGGCTGCAGGCGGGTATATGTCGACCTCGCCCGAGCTTCAAATAGGGCTGGCTGCACTAGGCTGCTAACCTATCGCTGGTGACGGGACCTCCATTTATAGACTTGGTACCAGTGCTCCTAGCGCTACTCTCTGGTGGTCGTAGCGTCGTCCCCACCACGGAGCCGGGCTTGATGTGGCCTCGGTCGACCACTTGTACGGGGCACCGGCACCGCGGCGTTGTCATCACTTTGtcagctagtactagtagtatcttGTTACGGTGTGGCCAAAGGGCCGGGGAAGCGTCCGTCCGATTGGGCGACTGCTCATGCTCAAGCGAAAGCGATGCGGATGCTACTTGCGGGTTTGTGTATCTGAGGAGGGTAGAGAACAATCGGTGTTGGATCTCCTCTCCTCATTGTACTACTGGTCCGATGGATGGACGCTGAGCCGCAACCTCGGGTGGCCACACGTAGAGGGACTGCAGCCGCGTACAGCAAATCCGAGCCTGCGAAAGCATCCGGACGCCTCCGCGGGCAATGATCGGTCGTATCTTCTTAATTAGCTCCTCTGCATACGGGTACTTGGTTTCTGAAAGCTTAAATCCATACAAAGCATACAAACAAAGAAATCCACTTACTACATAGATAAAATGACCTATATTACCCTAATTCTCTTCGGAAATGTCCACTATCTCTGTGGCCGGTTTCGGGTACATGGACGGCAGCCGCAACTTCGCTGCTCCGCGTCGGCTTCCACCTCCGCGCCGTATGTTCCTATCGTATGAACTGCCTCTTGGCCTTCACATAGGTCTTATCCCGAATGAACTCCAGGATGGCCTGTTGCTCCGCCATCTCGGCCGTTTGCGCGACCGCGAACTCTGCCTTTGCGTCCTCCATGCTGAAGCCCCAGCCGACGccagtgtcacagccctagaatattgtttgtaaatagttgcatcttcatccaggcatcatatttaaatttctgaaacatgagttgaggattgttggaagcctcaaaaccctaaataaaagaagggcagaaaccctaaaaatctcattcattgttccaaaaatgctcttcttaaatgtttga
It encodes:
- the LOC119304072 gene encoding protein NRT1/ PTR FAMILY 5.2-like, whose translation is MAVANQSLAVEDGTGTGAGGKEYTQDGSVDLRGNPVLRSKRGGWTACTFIVVYELFERMAYYGIAANLFIYLTDKMHQGTVEASNNVTNWSGTVFLTPLLGAYVADAYLGRYWTFVVGSAIYLMGMLLLTLSVSVGALKPPECVGKVCPPASALQAGVYFGGLYIIALGNGGTKPNISTIGADQFDDFDAREKSHKLSFFNWWMFTIFVGILFSSTVLVYLQDNVSWSVGYGIPTLGLIASIAIFLAGTPVYRHKLPQGSAFTRMGKVVGAALRKWRLPVPADAKELHELELEAYTKKHKFRMDSTNSMRFLNKAAVKDVVGGSSSAVAKWSLCTVTEVEETKQIMKLIPLLVTMFVPCTLIAQTNTLFVKQGTTMNRHMGAGSFEIPPASLGAFVTLTMLVAIVVYDRVFVKAVRRHTKNPRGISLLTRMGIGLLVQVLTMGTASLIESQRLSYARSHGLQTGGKLRLSIFVLLPQFVLMGLADAFLVVGKIEFFYDQAPESMKSLGTALSLTAYGVGNVLSSFILSLVTRVTGRRGSPWVADNLNAAHLDYYYAFLTLLAAANCVVFAVLAHRYKYRAESTDTIDVDMDVQAKREAAKKIHSEPMA